GCGCTCGAGCGGAAAGATGAAAAAGGGGAGCGAGGCGACCGGTGCGTCGGAGAGCGCGAGCACCACGGGACGGCTGATCACCTTGTCGTTGGGGATCACCTTCACATTCCTTCCGTAAAAATAGTAGTCGGGCGTGTCGAGGAATGCGCAGGTGGTGTAGTTGCCCTCGTCGATGTAAAGCTGGTTGCCTTCCGTTTTGACGATCTTATTGCCGTTGAAATAGGCCTCGTCCATGTGGGCACTCGCGTATTTCACCCGGCCGCGCTTCGTTTTTATGTTGTAAAGCATGGTCTCGCCCACGGTGGTGTCTTTTTTCTCCACGAGCTGGGGCTTGCCCGAGGCCTCCACCAGGCCGTCGTCGAGCATGTAGATGATGGTGTCGGCCGAAAGCGTGATGTCCTGGTATCGTATAATGGCGTTGCGGATGAGCGTGAGCCTCTTGTTCTCGATGTCGTAATCGATATACCCGCCGTCGGCGCTGTAATAAACGGTATCGGTGATGCCGTTTTTTTGCGTTTTTTTTGTGGTGTCCGGGGCGATGGCCTTCATCCGGGCCTTGGGCGGCGATGGTTTGACCACGCCTTGGAGGGTGTCGTTGACAAGCGGCGCGGGCGGCTTTTGCGCCGAATCCGGTGCGGTCGCCGGCGCGCCAAGCAGCATCGCCGGAAACGCTGCGATGAAAAGAAACAGCGCACATGCAGGATGGTCAAGCCGGATCATATCGCCCGTGGTTGATGATGGTTGCGGTCCAGAAAAAAACCGCTGATGACAAAGGCAACAAAAAGTACGCTCAATCGTGCCTTGGTTAAAATACTTTAGAGCGGGCGGATGTTAACAGCATGATATTCCAAACAAATCAATCGCCAGCGCTTTCTTCGCATACTATTTTTAATAAAAGATGGGAAGCCGCGTAATTATAGCGCTGCTTCTTCAACTATATTTATACGAGGCTTTTATGACGAAACAAAATTATTCGATGATGGGAATTGTTTTATTGCTCCTGGCGCTCGCGGGGGCCGGGCCGGCGGTAACGACAGACACGCTCGCGGCCAAAAAGATCGCTTCTGCGGTTGCCAAGGAAGCACCCGCGGCTAAAAAGGTTATCCCTGCCGTCAAGAAGGACACGCTGACAACGGCAAATGATACGATAGTTGCGAAGAAAGAAACGGCTGGCGTAAAGGATTCAGCCGCAAGACCGGCCTATGGCCGCTTGTCAATCACCACCGAGCCCGCCCAGGCCGAGGTGATGCTCGACAGCGCCGCGAGGGGCCAGAGCCCCTGCGTTCTCGACAGCGTCACGCCGGGCCCGCACGTCCTTATCATAAAGAAAAAGGGATTTTTCGGAAAAAAAGTGAGCATCGACGTCCCGGCCGACAGCATGGTGGCGTTGCCGGTCACGCTGGTGGCCCCGGGAGGTCTGGTGGTGACCACACGGCCCTCCGGCGCGCGCGTTCTTCTTGACGGAAAAGAAATGGGCGTGACGCCGTGGGAAAACGCGAAACTCAGGCCGGGCACGCATGCCTTTGCATGCGAAAAGGACGGTTTTGCAGCGTACGAAAAGCAGGTCACGGTTGTTGAAGGAAAAACGGACTCGCTGTCCTTTGCGTTGGAACCTAAACCGGCGGCGCCGGCGGCAGCACCGGTCAAAGAAAAAGGCAAGCCGGTGGGATTTGACAAGGTCACGGCCATCGTGGTCGGCTGCGTTTTCGTAGTGTTCGCGATCGTGCTCCTTGCCGTTGATTTGCAAAAATGACAAAGGCGCCTTGATTTAAAAGAAATTCTTTGCCTATAAATATTTTGGACAAAATCCCTTCACCCTGAGCTGAGCTTGTCGAAGCATTGTTGAGGGGTGAACGGCCATGGTTTAACAGGCTCGCAACGAACGGAGACTGAAATTTTGCCAACGAACTGATTAATAAATCAACATGGCCGTTTTTTTTCCGCGAATTTCAATTTAAACCAACCGATGCGTCAATTTTTTTTTATATTTTTATCTCTCGTTTTTCCGCTCGGCGCCCAGACGGCAAATTTCCCGGGCGGGGCGTTTCAGATGGGCGGCGCGGGCGGCGATTCCAACGAAACGCCTTCCCACGCCGTCACGCTTTCCCCGTTCTCGCTTGACATTTACGAAGTGACGCGAGCGCAATACGATTCGTGCGTGGCCGCCGGCCGCTGCACGCCCGCACATTACGACGACGGCGCATGCGTCATCTGGACAAACCAGGGATTCAAAAACGTGCGGGTGCCGCCGGCGTTTTCCAGCCCCGCGTATCCGGTGGTGTGCGTCACCTGGTTCCAGGCGCAGCAATACTGCCTGTACAAAGGCGAAAAACTTCCCACCGAGGCGCAGTGGGAATACGCGGCCGAAGCGGGACGGAACGCGACCTATTCCTGGGGCGAGCAGCCGCCGTCGGCAGCCAACTGCACGCAGCCGTCTGTCAAGCGGCCGCAGAAACCGGGTTCGTTCAGTCCGAACCCTGCGGGTTTGTACGACATGACCGGAAACGTGTGGGAATGGGTTTCCGACCACTATGCGCCCGACTATTATTCCGTTTCGCCGCCGCAAGACCCTCAAGGCGCGGAGGCGGGGCAATACCGCGTGATCAGGGGCGGCGGCTGGTACAGCACGGCGCACCAGCTCCGGATAAAGAACCGCCACTGGTTCGAACCCAATTTCGGCGAAGTGAGCATAGGATTCAGATGCGCCAGATAAAAACGGCATTCGCCTCCATGGCATCCGGCATCCTGATAATCGCCGGCACCGCCTGCGCGGTGCAGGTGGTCCCGGTGGAGCGCACCGGCCGCACCATCCAGCTCGACGGATTTCTGCTCGAATGGAACAAGGCCGACGCCAGGCCGCTTGCCCCCGGTTCCGCCTGGCAGTTCGACGCGTGCAACACGCGGGAAGGGCTTACCGGCTATTTCACCTTGTCAAATGACATTCCCTGCCCGGCGTGGCGATTCAGGTTTCTCAATCACCGGCTTTCACCGTACGCTTTCATGGACCTGCAATCGCGCTCCGACTCTTCAGAAACCTTTTACCGGCTATCATCGCCCGCCGGAACTTCCAAGAAAGGCACGACCGCCGAATGGCTCATCCCCTGGGACAGCATCTGGCACGATACCTCGGGCGCCTATCAGGTGGGACTATTCGCGTTTGACACCTGCGGCGACACGATGCAGCCGATCATTTTTACCGGCCATGTGTACAAACAGAAGCCCCCGGCGTGGGGCGGGGTGTATCTAAAGGGGATACTGCTCGCGGCATTGATGGTTGTTTTGTTCATGCTGCAGAGGAGCGCGAGGAGGAAATTGAGGGTGAGGAAGAACAGGTACTGAGATGTTTTTTCCCGCCGTCTCGAAAACACACGTAAAAGCAGGCCGTTTCCCCGGCGCACCGGCGCGGTGCATGGACCACACCCGTTGAAAGACCACGCGGCAAACCGCGGGGAATCTTTGAAAACGGCTCCAGCTTCTTGTCTTTACTTCCGCAATCCGAAATGAGGCTTCTTCCGCGCCGCGATGCGGGCGCACAGGTCGATGAACCGATCGGGGCACAGGCCGCTCTTGCAGTCGTTGACCAGCCACGACACGATCTCGAAGGCAAGCGTTTTTAAATCGGGATCGACATGGTCGACCGAAGGCATGAGCAGGATAAGAAGCCCCACTGCGCATTTAAACCTTACAAAAGGTAAAAACGCATGATATACTTAAGCGGCGAGAACCTATAACCTGCATGCCGCTTTGTACCTGTGGTTAATTTTGAAGGTTTTTCGGAGTATATCATGCGGCTAGCTGTTTGCAATTTGGGCGCTTCTAATGTAAGAAAACTCATTCAGCTTTTACATATATGTATAAAAAAGCTTTTTTATGCGGAATATCCTGTTTTTGCATTACGATAATTTGTTTTTGTAGCAGTTCACTACAGACGAGCCGAATGAGTCTTTTAATTCGAGGTTTGGATAATATTTCAACCGCCCCGAGTTATTTGGTAATAAATGTCGCAGACCAATCAGATTCTAATTTTATCCCATATTGTTTTGAATCAACGCATCTTTATCATAAATTTGCTGATGAACTTAATATGCCCAATAATGATAGAATATTTTCCTTAGGAAATCGTTGGCGAATTATCGGGTATGTTAAAAAGCATAAAGATTTGAACTTTAAATTTCGTGTTCCTATAACTGGTATTCCCATATTTAAAGGGCGCGGGGATACTCTGCTTCAAATTGCTCGTACTGAATTAGGTAGTCTTTGCAGGGATAGCCTTGGTAGTCTCATTATTTCTGGTAATATTTACAGCTATTTTAAAAATAAGTATGGAATTTCTCCTCTGGTCGCAGATTGGGATTGCCTCCAACGCGCAATAGCGACTGTATATTTTGAAAAAGGAATCGTTCTTGGTAGAGGATGTTTGGATCCTTCTTTTTATATTTATGATGCAGATTCGAGAAAAGAGCCTGTTAACTGCAAATAAAATATCAGGTAACATTGTGATAATTAGTACCAACTTTCCGAAAGAGAAGGGCCCAAACTGCAACCAACAGCGCCAGCATGAAAATGCCGAATACAGAAATTCAATTTTCTTTGATCGATAGCGCGAAGCAAATACAGTAACAAGCTTTGGGGCGGCACTTCGTGCGTTTAGCGCGCACGTTGGGATGCAATTTCACGGTTGGGCATTGTAAAAACTTGAAGAGCGGCACCCGATGAGAATTCTGAAGCAATGGTGAAACAGGAGACTAGAGGAATCCCATGGCACCAATTGGCAAATCTAGGCTATTTTGTTTTTCAAAAAGCGTTCTAATTTGTCTTCTTATTATTTCTGGTACCTGCCTCGGACAATCAAGATGGGAGTGGAGAAATCCCCTGCCACAAGGAAATCACCTTTATTCCGTGGCGTATGGGAATGGCCTCTGCATCGCCGTGGGTAGTGCAGGTACAATCCTAGTTTCCCAAGATGCTGCAGCTTGGTCGGTAACATCTACTTCACAAACAAGCCAATTTCATTCCGTGGCCTTTGGGAATAGCTCGTTCGTGGCCGTGGGGTACGGAGGTACAATCCTAACTTCCTCCGACGCAACCACATGGACGACGAGAAGTTCCGGGACAACTAATGACCTTAATTACGTAGCTTATATCGGCAATCAGTTTGTCGCTGTTGGTGCATCAGGTACGATTTTAACGTCACCAGACGGAATAATTTGGGCAACAAGGAATTCAACGACAAGTAAATACCTCTATTCCGCAAGTTATGGTAGTAATGAATTCACCGTAGTAGGCGATGGGGGGACAATATTAACCTCTCCTGACTGCATAATTTGGACACCACAGAATTCAGGAACAACTTTTCCCTTGTATTCTATCACCTACGGCGACAGTGAATTCGTTGCTGTTGGCGGGTTCCCCGGAATGACGAGTGGCGTTATTCTAACGTCCAAAAACGGCACGACATGGTCAAGTAAGCCATCAGGGACGCTTAATGCTTTACTTTCGGTTGTTTTTGACAATGGAATGTTTGTCGCTGGGGGCTTTGCCGGAACAATTGTGGTTTCCAATGACGGTTCAACTTGGTCACTCGAGTCGTCAATAACAAGTAATAGTATATTCTCTGTAGTTTATGCTAACGGCAAGTTTCTTGCAGTTGGTGGGTTTGGAACAATTCTTACATCTTCTAATGGCACCACATGGGCAAGTATTTCATCTGGAACTTTGAGTAACCTAAATTCCGTAACCTACAGCGACAATAAGTTCATTGCAGTGGGTGAGAAGGGAACTATATTTGCCTCGTCAGGTATTTCAGTGTGGAATAGCAAATCGTCAGGAATCACCGATTTTCATTCTTCAGTGGCCTATGGCGATAGCGTGTTTGTAGTTGTAGGCAATAATAGCACCATTCTTACGTCGTTGGACGCATCTACCTGGACAACCAGATTATCTGGTTCGCAGCAGTTGCTCACTTGCGTAACCTATGCTAATAGCAAGTTTGTGACGGTTGGCACTTATGGCACAGTTCTCACATCCACTGACGGCGCTGTTTGGCGAGGTGAATCATCTGAAACCACCATCGACATTCGTGCCGTGACCTATGGGAACGGTCAACTGGTGGTAGCGGGTGATTCCGGCAGGATTTTAACTTCTCCCGACGGTGCGGCTTGGGCACCAGTTACTTCCGGCGTATCTTATGGTTTAACTTCACTGGCATACGGCAATAGCGAGTTCATTGCGGTCGGCAATCATGGTACTGTCCTTACTTCCTATGATGCCAATACATGGACAAGCAGACTCTCGGGAACAGTAAATAACCTCCATTCAGTTGCCTATGGTGACAACCAGTTCGTGGCGGTTGGTGATTCCGGTACAATTTTGATCTCTGCTGACGCAAGTTCTTGGAGGCCGACAAATCCCGGCACTTCCTACGCTCTCAATTCCATAACCTGCGGAAACAGCCAATTTGTTGTAGTAGGCGAGGCGGGTACAATTTTATCCTCAGAGAAAGACAGTTCTGGAATAGTATTCAGATCACACTCCATTAATTTTAGCTGCGGCCGTGTAATTGTCCATATCGCAAAAATGCTTATTTACACAACAGTACCGTACATTCCCAAAGCCAGTCAATTGAAAATAACAATTTTCAATATTGCCGGTAAGAAAGTCTATTCACTTTTAACCGAAACAAGTAATGGAATTCTGGATGTACCAACCTTTCAATTGCCGACCGGTATGTTGTTTATATCAATTTCAGATAACAAGAAAACCGTATTTTCGTCGCCATTGGTTCTTGTGCGTTGAGATAATGCATATAACAACTGTCGCCTTTTGTGCTTAGAAAGACTTACAGCGGGTGCCGCAAGACAAAAAGCCCAACCGGAACCGTTCGCCCAACAGCCGCGGCACAAAAGCGCGGCAGAACTGTAGGATTGCTGAGTGTAATTGATAGCCGCGCCTTCGTGCGGGTGCGGCACACGTTGGTGTCAATGTTTGCGCTGAATGAAATTACAGGTTTGCGCCGAAGACAGGAAAGGCAAAAGATATTTTAAATCCGAAGAGCCGCGCCCCAAGAAGAAGCCGCATAAACGCGGCGAAAAACTTCCAAAAATATTGGGGATTTCCCAGCGAGAACCTATTAACTTACCGTTATCCATCAAAGGAGCAAGTTATGAAAAAATGGCACAGCCTAACCTTATTAATAGTACTCTTCTTTAAACTTAATAGTTATGGAGATTCACACATGGAACCTGTAACAAACTTTGATTTAAACAGATATTTAGGAAAATGGTATGAACTTGCCCGGTTACCGGCCTCGTTTGAAAAGAACTTAACAAGCGTTACGGCAACCTATTCTTTGAAAAAAAACGGAAAAGTAAAAGTTCAAAACGAAGGAACCGACAGCAAATCCCTGAAAAGAAAAACAGCCATCGGAAAAGCCAAAATTGCCCAAAGCAAGGATATTGGATATCTAAAAGTGTCATTTTTCGGACCATTTTACGCTGACTATATTGTTTTAGAATTGGATAAAGAATATCAATATGCAATGGTAGCCAGCTCAATGAAATATTTATGGATATTATCAAGAAAGCCGGAATTGGAAAAAGAAATAATGGATAAATTAATTCAGAAGGCCAAGAACCTTGGATTTCAAATAGAGAATTTATACTTTACGCCACAGAAAACAAACGAGTAATCAGCTGTTTTGATAATTCGAATTAATTGCATTGGCGGGTATTTTATCGTTTGCCCAATTATTTAAACAGGCTCGCTCTTGGAGACGGATTTATGAACAAGAAAAAAATAGTGATTGTCGGCGCCGGTCCCGGCGGCCTGACGGCCGGTATGATACTTCAACACCGCGGTTTTGATGTTACGATATATGAAAAAGCCGAGAAGGTCGGCGGCAGAAACGCTCCTATTGAAATCAACGGCTATACATTTGACACCGGCCCGACGTTTTTGATGATGTACTTCATACTACAGGAGATGTTTGAGGAAACCGGCAGGAAAGCCGAAGATTATATAAAAGTGCACAAGCTCGACCCTATGTACAGACTGAAGTTTTTTGAGAATGAGATACGTGTGACTGACGACCACGATAAAATGGAAATGGAAATAGCTCGCGAGTTCCCTGGTGAGGAAAAAAGATTCAAGGAGTACCTTAAGAATGAAGAGAAAAGGCTAAAATACCTTTTCCCCTGCCTACAGAAGCCCTATTCATCCATATTTGACATGATGAAGAACCCCCTGCTTAAGGCGATACCGCACCTTGATATTGACAAAAGCGTCTATAATGCGATTAGTAAATACTTTCAAAGAGAAAATTTAAAATTCACGTTTATGTTTCAGTCAAAATACCTCGGCATGTCCGCGTGGGAGTGCCCGGCAGCTTTTGCAATGGTGGCTTTTATTGAACACAAATGGGGCATATACCATGTAATCGGTGGGCTGAACAAAATATCCACGGCTATGGCGAAGGTGTTTATCGAAGAGGGCGGAACGCTGAAACTTAACACCCCTGTAAAAAGCCTTGTTAATAAAAACAAATTGGTGCAAGGCGTGCAACTGTCGGATGGTACCGTTATTACTGCTGATGAAGTGATTGTAAATGCAGATTTTTCATATGCTGCTGTTTCTCTTATGGAAGAGAAATATGTTAAAAAGTATGCTCCACGAAAGCTGTCGAAAAGGAAATATTCCTGTTCAACATTCATGCTGTATCTCGGCGTGAAAAAGAAATATAATTTCCCACACCACAATGTTTTTTTCGCAAAAGACTACAGACGAAACGTTGAGGATATTTTCACTCGCCTTACGCTTTCCGACCAGATATCCTTTTACATTCAGAACGCTTCAATAGTTGATCACACTCTCGCGCCTGAGGGCAAATCAACCATATACATATTGGTGCCCGTCGCGAACCTCAAAGCGGGCATAGACTGGAATAAGGAAAAGGATGCC
This genomic window from Chitinivibrionales bacterium contains:
- a CDS encoding PEGA domain-containing protein, whose product is MTKQNYSMMGIVLLLLALAGAGPAVTTDTLAAKKIASAVAKEAPAAKKVIPAVKKDTLTTANDTIVAKKETAGVKDSAARPAYGRLSITTEPAQAEVMLDSAARGQSPCVLDSVTPGPHVLIIKKKGFFGKKVSIDVPADSMVALPVTLVAPGGLVVTTRPSGARVLLDGKEMGVTPWENAKLRPGTHAFACEKDGFAAYEKQVTVVEGKTDSLSFALEPKPAAPAAAPVKEKGKPVGFDKVTAIVVGCVFVVFAIVLLAVDLQK
- a CDS encoding SUMF1/EgtB/PvdO family nonheme iron enzyme encodes the protein MRQFFFIFLSLVFPLGAQTANFPGGAFQMGGAGGDSNETPSHAVTLSPFSLDIYEVTRAQYDSCVAAGRCTPAHYDDGACVIWTNQGFKNVRVPPAFSSPAYPVVCVTWFQAQQYCLYKGEKLPTEAQWEYAAEAGRNATYSWGEQPPSAANCTQPSVKRPQKPGSFSPNPAGLYDMTGNVWEWVSDHYAPDYYSVSPPQDPQGAEAGQYRVIRGGGWYSTAHQLRIKNRHWFEPNFGEVSIGFRCAR
- a CDS encoding T9SS type A sorting domain-containing protein, with protein sequence MAPIGKSRLFCFSKSVLICLLIISGTCLGQSRWEWRNPLPQGNHLYSVAYGNGLCIAVGSAGTILVSQDAAAWSVTSTSQTSQFHSVAFGNSSFVAVGYGGTILTSSDATTWTTRSSGTTNDLNYVAYIGNQFVAVGASGTILTSPDGIIWATRNSTTSKYLYSASYGSNEFTVVGDGGTILTSPDCIIWTPQNSGTTFPLYSITYGDSEFVAVGGFPGMTSGVILTSKNGTTWSSKPSGTLNALLSVVFDNGMFVAGGFAGTIVVSNDGSTWSLESSITSNSIFSVVYANGKFLAVGGFGTILTSSNGTTWASISSGTLSNLNSVTYSDNKFIAVGEKGTIFASSGISVWNSKSSGITDFHSSVAYGDSVFVVVGNNSTILTSLDASTWTTRLSGSQQLLTCVTYANSKFVTVGTYGTVLTSTDGAVWRGESSETTIDIRAVTYGNGQLVVAGDSGRILTSPDGAAWAPVTSGVSYGLTSLAYGNSEFIAVGNHGTVLTSYDANTWTSRLSGTVNNLHSVAYGDNQFVAVGDSGTILISADASSWRPTNPGTSYALNSITCGNSQFVVVGEAGTILSSEKDSSGIVFRSHSINFSCGRVIVHIAKMLIYTTVPYIPKASQLKITIFNIAGKKVYSLLTETSNGILDVPTFQLPTGMLFISISDNKKTVFSSPLVLVR
- a CDS encoding lipocalin family protein; the encoded protein is MKKWHSLTLLIVLFFKLNSYGDSHMEPVTNFDLNRYLGKWYELARLPASFEKNLTSVTATYSLKKNGKVKVQNEGTDSKSLKRKTAIGKAKIAQSKDIGYLKVSFFGPFYADYIVLELDKEYQYAMVASSMKYLWILSRKPELEKEIMDKLIQKAKNLGFQIENLYFTPQKTNE
- the crtI gene encoding phytoene desaturase family protein codes for the protein MNKKKIVIVGAGPGGLTAGMILQHRGFDVTIYEKAEKVGGRNAPIEINGYTFDTGPTFLMMYFILQEMFEETGRKAEDYIKVHKLDPMYRLKFFENEIRVTDDHDKMEMEIAREFPGEEKRFKEYLKNEEKRLKYLFPCLQKPYSSIFDMMKNPLLKAIPHLDIDKSVYNAISKYFQRENLKFTFMFQSKYLGMSAWECPAAFAMVAFIEHKWGIYHVIGGLNKISTAMAKVFIEEGGTLKLNTPVKSLVNKNKLVQGVQLSDGTVITADEVIVNADFSYAAVSLMEEKYVKKYAPRKLSKRKYSCSTFMLYLGVKKKYNFPHHNVFFAKDYRRNVEDIFTRLTLSDQISFYIQNASIVDHTLAPEGKSTIYILVPVANLKAGIDWNKEKDAFKKRVLEEVVKRTEMKDLLENIEVEKVYTPETWRDDLNVYYGATFNLGHNLTQMLYLRPRNRFECFENTYLVGGGTHPGSGLPTIYESGRISANMICEKHGVHFKKPSSLEDKLGNPEKE